In Acaryochloris marina S15, a single genomic region encodes these proteins:
- a CDS encoding efflux RND transporter permease subunit, with protein sequence MLVNFFIKRPVLTTVCALLILLMGLVCLPTLPIAQYPDISPKQVSIQANFIGADAATVEDGVTSILEREINGVEGLRYMTSSSSNSGSSSITATFENNRDQDLAAVDVQNRVSSVESQLPTAVQQTGVRVTKQSSSILMGFGLFSEDDEYDSIFLSNYADLYLTNALKRVNGVGNVTIFGERKYAMRLWLDPERLAKRNLAGQDVVDALQEQNIQVGAGQIGQPPAPKGQQFQIDIRAESRLNSIEEFEALVVDSTDGRLIKLKDVGRVELGAENYGSFLRFRGKEAVGLGISQIPGSNALSVARGVKETMATLAEDFPPGMTYDIGFDTTDYVEQSLTEVIWTLIQAIGLVVLVIFVFLQDWRTTIIPAVTIPISLIGTFVFVKLFGFSINSLTLFGLTLATGMVVDDAIVVVENVAAKIQNEGIEPRQAAIVAMEELTGAVIATSLVLMAVFVPVAFFPGTTGALYQQFALTIAFAIALSTFNALTLTPTLSGLLLRQNPSIPNWLAPGFNWFNRQQDRLRQSYSNILDWMNRFKYFILAIFAALLTFTAWIYTTVPSAFLPEEDQGYFLTIVGAPDGVSLEYTSDVMKKIEEVMLPLPEVRATFAVGGFSFGGNASNKGIVFTTLKPWSERRSSEQSAPEIINRVRGQLFQIPEARILAINPPAIRGLGSYGGFTFQLQDRSENLSLDEFVSSLGPVLGAANSNDAIEGAFTTYGANTPQLKVEVNRQRAKALQVDVDEIFNTLQIYLGSRYVNDFNLGRRTYRVYVQADQQFRSNPDDIGKLYVRSDTDQMIPLSNLVTITSVTGAQTINHYNQFRSIEINGAAKAGVSSGQALQAMEGIAANVLPPGLGFEWSGISLEEIESGGQATIIFSLGLILVFLVLAAQYESYVDPVIIMLSVPLAVLGALGAQTLRGFSNDIYCQIGLVMLIGLASKNSILIVEFANQLRDEGLSIPKAALQAAQQRLRPILMTAISTLSSIFPLVVASGAGAGSRQSLGTAVFGGMFIATFLSLFVVPILYIIIKGFSDRISPKSAELATTTEILETEESLTVIRK encoded by the coding sequence ATGCTTGTCAATTTTTTCATTAAGCGGCCCGTTCTAACGACCGTTTGTGCTCTGCTCATTCTGCTGATGGGTCTGGTTTGTCTCCCCACCTTACCCATTGCCCAATATCCAGATATCAGCCCGAAACAGGTCAGTATTCAAGCCAACTTTATTGGTGCCGATGCCGCCACCGTCGAAGATGGCGTCACTAGCATTCTGGAGCGGGAGATTAACGGGGTCGAAGGTCTGCGCTACATGACCTCAAGCAGCAGCAATAGCGGTTCTAGCTCCATTACCGCTACCTTTGAAAATAATCGTGACCAAGATTTAGCTGCGGTGGATGTGCAGAATCGTGTCTCCAGCGTGGAGTCACAGCTGCCAACTGCGGTCCAACAGACCGGTGTCCGGGTAACTAAGCAGTCCAGCAGCATTCTCATGGGCTTTGGCCTCTTCAGCGAGGATGACGAGTATGACAGTATTTTCCTCAGTAACTATGCGGACCTGTATCTGACCAATGCCCTGAAGCGAGTCAATGGAGTCGGCAATGTCACTATTTTCGGGGAACGGAAATATGCCATGCGCCTATGGCTCGACCCCGAGCGGCTAGCAAAGCGCAATCTGGCCGGGCAAGATGTGGTGGATGCTCTGCAAGAACAAAATATTCAAGTGGGTGCGGGACAAATTGGTCAACCGCCTGCCCCCAAAGGTCAGCAATTCCAAATTGATATCCGTGCCGAAAGTCGACTTAATAGCATCGAAGAATTTGAAGCGTTAGTCGTGGACTCAACCGACGGTAGGCTGATCAAACTCAAAGATGTCGGTCGAGTTGAATTGGGGGCTGAAAATTACGGTTCATTCTTACGGTTTCGCGGTAAAGAAGCGGTCGGCCTGGGGATTTCCCAAATTCCTGGGAGTAACGCTCTAAGTGTTGCCCGTGGCGTCAAAGAAACTATGGCAACCTTGGCTGAAGACTTTCCCCCTGGAATGACCTATGACATTGGTTTTGACACCACAGATTATGTAGAGCAATCCCTCACCGAAGTGATCTGGACCTTAATCCAAGCCATTGGCCTAGTGGTCCTGGTGATCTTCGTCTTTTTACAAGATTGGCGCACCACCATTATTCCCGCCGTCACCATTCCCATTTCCCTGATCGGGACATTTGTGTTTGTGAAACTGTTTGGCTTTTCCATCAATAGCCTGACCCTATTTGGCCTCACCCTAGCCACCGGCATGGTGGTGGATGATGCGATTGTGGTGGTTGAAAATGTCGCTGCCAAAATTCAGAATGAAGGTATTGAACCTCGACAGGCTGCCATTGTTGCCATGGAAGAGCTAACGGGGGCAGTTATTGCCACCTCTCTCGTCCTGATGGCGGTATTTGTGCCGGTAGCCTTTTTCCCCGGTACAACAGGTGCGTTGTATCAACAGTTTGCCTTAACGATTGCGTTTGCGATCGCACTCTCTACCTTCAACGCCCTCACCCTAACTCCCACCCTATCCGGGCTACTCCTCCGTCAAAATCCCAGCATTCCCAACTGGCTAGCACCAGGATTTAACTGGTTCAATCGTCAACAGGATCGGCTGCGTCAGAGTTATAGCAACATTTTGGACTGGATGAATCGGTTTAAATATTTCATCTTGGCTATTTTTGCCGCCCTGTTAACCTTTACCGCCTGGATTTATACCACCGTCCCTTCAGCCTTTCTACCGGAAGAAGACCAAGGGTATTTCCTCACCATTGTCGGTGCCCCCGATGGCGTATCTCTGGAATACACCAGCGACGTGATGAAAAAGATCGAAGAGGTCATGCTTCCCCTGCCAGAAGTGCGGGCGACCTTTGCAGTGGGAGGATTCAGCTTTGGGGGCAATGCGTCCAATAAAGGGATTGTATTTACCACCCTCAAACCCTGGTCAGAACGACGCAGCTCCGAACAATCCGCTCCAGAAATTATTAACCGAGTCCGCGGCCAATTGTTCCAAATTCCCGAGGCGCGCATTTTAGCCATCAACCCCCCTGCCATTCGTGGACTCGGGAGCTATGGCGGCTTTACCTTTCAGCTACAAGACCGTTCAGAAAACTTGAGCCTGGATGAATTTGTCAGCAGCCTAGGTCCAGTCTTGGGAGCTGCTAACAGCAATGATGCCATCGAAGGAGCATTCACCACCTACGGGGCCAATACCCCCCAGCTCAAGGTTGAAGTCAATCGTCAGCGAGCCAAAGCCTTACAAGTCGATGTTGACGAAATTTTCAATACTCTGCAAATCTATCTAGGATCTCGGTATGTCAACGATTTCAATCTAGGTCGCCGGACCTATCGGGTCTATGTTCAAGCCGATCAGCAGTTTCGTTCCAATCCCGATGATATTGGCAAGCTATACGTACGCTCCGACACAGACCAAATGATTCCCCTGAGTAATTTAGTCACCATTACGTCGGTAACCGGTGCCCAAACCATTAATCACTACAACCAATTCCGTTCCATTGAGATTAACGGAGCCGCAAAGGCAGGCGTGAGTTCTGGACAAGCCCTGCAAGCCATGGAAGGCATCGCCGCCAACGTCCTCCCACCAGGGCTAGGCTTTGAGTGGTCCGGTATATCCCTCGAAGAAATCGAGTCCGGTGGTCAAGCAACGATTATCTTCAGTTTGGGATTGATCCTCGTCTTTCTGGTTCTCGCAGCTCAGTACGAAAGCTATGTGGACCCAGTCATCATCATGCTCTCGGTTCCTCTTGCCGTATTAGGGGCGTTGGGGGCTCAAACATTGCGAGGCTTTTCCAACGATATTTACTGCCAAATTGGTCTCGTGATGTTGATTGGTCTCGCGAGTAAAAACTCAATTCTGATCGTTGAGTTTGCCAACCAGCTACGGGACGAAGGACTTTCCATTCCAAAAGCTGCCCTGCAAGCAGCCCAACAACGGCTCCGCCCCATTTTAATGACCGCCATTTCCACCCTCAGCAGTATTTTCCCTCTCGTGGTGGCCTCCGGCGCAGGGGCTGGCAGTCGGCAATCCCTGGGAACAGCCGTCTTTGGTGGTATGTTTATTGCCACTTTCCTCAGTCTATTTGTTGTTCCTATCCTATACATCATCATTAAGGGCTTCAGCGATCGTATCTCTCCTAAATCCGCTGAGCTAGCAACAACGACAGAGATACTAGAAACAGAAGAGAGTCTAACCGTAATTCGCAAATAA